One region of Flavobacterium sp. GSB-24 genomic DNA includes:
- a CDS encoding DNA-3-methyladenine glycosylase I codes for MEQENLIRCGWCSASDLYKKYHDEEWGVPVYDDSTLFEFLILETFQAGLSWITILNKRENFRNAFDHFDYQKIANYSEDKIEELLQNTGIIRNKLKIKSAVSNAQAFMKVQEEFGSFSDYIWKFTNGKPIINHPKTSKDVPATTPLSDEISKDLKKRGFKFVGSTVIYAHMQATGMVNDHAEDCWTRTQ; via the coding sequence ATGGAACAAGAAAATCTTATAAGATGCGGCTGGTGTTCTGCCAGCGATTTATATAAAAAATATCATGATGAAGAATGGGGCGTTCCAGTTTATGATGATTCTACTCTATTTGAATTTTTAATTTTAGAAACCTTTCAAGCTGGACTTAGCTGGATCACGATTTTAAATAAAAGAGAAAATTTCAGAAATGCATTTGATCATTTTGATTATCAAAAAATCGCCAATTATTCTGAAGATAAAATCGAAGAATTATTGCAGAATACCGGAATCATCCGCAATAAACTTAAAATAAAATCAGCAGTTTCAAATGCTCAGGCATTTATGAAAGTTCAGGAAGAATTTGGAAGCTTTTCGGATTATATTTGGAAATTCACAAATGGAAAACCTATAATAAACCATCCCAAAACTTCAAAAGATGTTCCGGCTACTACGCCTCTTTCTGACGAAATAAGTAAAGATTTGAAAAAGAGAGGTTTTAAATTTGTGGGTTCAACCGTAATTTACGCACACATGCAAGCAACCGGAATGGTCAATGATCACGCCGAAGATTGCTGGACAAGAACTCAGTAA
- the rplM gene encoding 50S ribosomal protein L13 has translation MDALSYKTVSASKATVTKEWIVVDAEGHNLGRLASKVAMILRGKYKPSYTPHVDCGDNVIVINSEKINLTGTKLNDKIYMRHTGYPGGQRTLTAKVLQAKNPALLVEKAVKGMLPKNKLGAELFRNLNVVVGSEHKHGAQKPRTVNLNDLK, from the coding sequence ATGGACGCATTAAGCTACAAAACAGTTTCAGCTAGCAAAGCCACTGTAACTAAAGAGTGGATTGTTGTTGACGCTGAAGGTCATAACTTAGGACGTCTTGCTTCTAAAGTTGCAATGATCTTAAGAGGTAAGTACAAGCCAAGTTACACACCGCACGTTGACTGTGGAGATAACGTAATTGTTATCAACTCAGAAAAAATTAACCTTACAGGTACAAAATTGAATGACAAAATTTACATGCGTCATACAGGTTACCCAGGAGGACAAAGAACTTTAACTGCTAAAGTATTGCAAGCTAAAAACCCTGCATTATTAGTAGAAAAAGCTGTAAAAGGTATGTTACCTAAAAACAAATTAGGAGCAGAACTTTTTAGAAATCTAAATGTTGTTGTAGGATCTGAGCACAAACACGGAGCTCAAAAACCTAGAACTGTTAACCTAAATGATCTTAAGTAA
- a CDS encoding LacI family DNA-binding transcriptional regulator encodes MKAKATLKQIAKELGVSVSTVSKALNDSPEISEQTKVKIKEYAKLKNYKPNVIGLNLKNRKTKTIGVIIPNILNSFFAKVFSGIEKVADKKGYNVITCISNESLEKEVHTLEMLSNGTIDGFILSVSQEAQKLQDYNHFSEIINDGTPIVMFDRIADEVDCDKVVVDDFDSALNSTQHLINLGCKNIALISSVDNLSVGKLRADGYLKALKDNNIPVNEKIILRTDSEEDMKAKIDSLFDHKIDGIFALDENDSVAALRVSLKKGYRVPEDISIIGFADGILASRRLSPSLTTISQHGVEIGETAAKRLIERLEEPEGTISEYETIVIKTKLKERESTRKV; translated from the coding sequence ATGAAAGCTAAAGCAACTCTAAAACAAATTGCGAAGGAACTAGGAGTTTCTGTGTCTACAGTGTCAAAAGCGCTTAACGACAGTCCGGAAATAAGTGAGCAGACGAAGGTGAAGATTAAGGAGTATGCCAAACTCAAAAATTATAAGCCGAATGTTATTGGTCTGAATTTAAAGAATCGTAAAACCAAAACCATTGGAGTTATTATTCCGAATATTCTAAATTCTTTCTTTGCGAAAGTTTTTAGCGGTATTGAGAAAGTTGCCGATAAAAAAGGATATAATGTAATTACTTGTATTTCTAATGAATCTCTTGAAAAAGAAGTTCATACTTTAGAGATGTTGAGCAACGGGACTATCGACGGATTTATTTTGTCTGTTTCTCAAGAAGCTCAAAAATTGCAGGACTACAATCATTTCTCTGAAATAATTAATGATGGAACTCCAATAGTAATGTTCGACCGTATTGCTGACGAAGTGGACTGTGATAAAGTGGTTGTAGATGATTTCGATTCAGCTTTAAACTCTACACAGCATTTAATTAATTTAGGTTGTAAAAATATAGCACTGATTTCTTCTGTAGATAATTTGAGTGTTGGGAAACTGAGAGCAGACGGATATTTGAAAGCTTTAAAAGACAATAATATTCCGGTAAACGAAAAAATTATTCTTCGTACAGATTCTGAAGAGGATATGAAAGCCAAAATAGATTCACTTTTTGATCATAAAATCGACGGAATTTTTGCTTTGGATGAAAATGATTCAGTTGCAGCTTTAAGAGTAAGTTTGAAAAAAGGATATAGAGTTCCAGAAGATATATCAATAATAGGTTTCGCAGACGGAATTTTAGCTTCAAGACGTTTGTCGCCAAGTTTGACTACAATAAGCCAGCATGGTGTTGAAATTGGAGAAACTGCAGCAAAAAGATTAATCGAAAGATTAGAAGAACCAGAAGGAACAATTTCAGAATATGAAACCATCGTAATTAAGACGAAATTGAAAGAAAGAGAGTCGACTAGAAAAGTTTAG
- the thiC gene encoding phosphomethylpyrimidine synthase ThiC: protein MTNEEQISRTPFPNSTKVYINGEIHPIKVAMREIALSDTKLSNGGIEKNPPVTVYDTSGPYTDPNIEIDIRKGLPRLRESWILDRNDVEILDEITSDYGQSRLKDETLNHLRFEYLHQPKRAKKGANVTQLYYAKQGIITPEMEYIAIRENQRIELLNEQTKAMQCQHSGHSFGANTPKSKITPEFVRSEVACGRAIIPNNINHPESEPMIVGRNFLVKINANIGNSAVTSSIEEEVEKAVWACRWGADTIMDLSTGKNIHETREWIIRNSPVPIGTVPIYQALEKVKGVAEDLTWEIFRDTLIEQAEQGVSYFTIHAGVLLRYIHLTANRVTGIVSRGGSIMAKWCLFHHKENFLYTHFEEICEIMKQYDVAFSLGDGLRPGSIADANDAAQFAELETLGELTKIAWKHDVQVFIEGPGHVPMHMIKENMDKQLEHCHEAPFYTLGPLTTDIAPGYDHITSAIGAAMIGWYGCAMLCYVTPKEHLGLPNKKDVKDGVITYKISAHAADLAKGHPGAQYRDNALSKARFEFRWEDQFNLALDPDTAREFHDETLPADGAKVAHFCSMCGPKFCSMKISQEIRDVAAAEKGMQEKSEEFIEQGKEIYI from the coding sequence ATGACAAACGAAGAACAAATATCCAGAACCCCGTTTCCAAATTCTACAAAAGTTTATATAAACGGAGAAATTCATCCTATCAAAGTAGCGATGCGCGAAATTGCTTTGAGTGACACCAAACTTTCAAATGGCGGAATTGAAAAAAATCCGCCCGTAACAGTTTATGATACTTCTGGTCCTTACACCGATCCTAATATTGAAATTGATATTAGAAAAGGATTGCCACGCTTACGCGAAAGTTGGATCCTAGATCGTAATGATGTCGAGATTTTAGATGAAATCACATCAGATTATGGTCAAAGCCGATTAAAAGATGAAACGCTAAATCATCTTCGTTTTGAGTATTTGCATCAGCCAAAAAGAGCTAAAAAAGGCGCAAACGTAACGCAATTGTATTATGCTAAACAAGGAATTATTACTCCGGAAATGGAATACATCGCGATTCGTGAAAATCAGCGTATCGAGCTTTTAAATGAGCAAACAAAAGCTATGCAATGTCAGCACAGCGGTCACAGTTTTGGAGCCAACACTCCAAAAAGCAAAATTACTCCAGAATTTGTGCGATCTGAAGTTGCCTGTGGCAGAGCTATTATTCCAAACAACATCAATCATCCAGAAAGTGAACCAATGATTGTGGGGCGAAACTTTTTGGTTAAAATAAATGCCAATATTGGTAACAGCGCTGTGACTTCGAGCATTGAAGAAGAAGTTGAAAAAGCCGTTTGGGCATGTCGATGGGGCGCTGACACCATAATGGATTTATCAACAGGAAAAAACATTCACGAAACCAGAGAATGGATTATTCGTAATTCTCCAGTTCCAATTGGTACTGTTCCTATTTATCAGGCATTAGAAAAAGTAAAAGGAGTTGCCGAAGATTTAACTTGGGAAATTTTCCGCGATACTTTAATAGAACAGGCAGAACAAGGCGTTTCCTATTTTACCATTCACGCCGGAGTATTGCTTCGTTACATTCATTTAACCGCCAATCGAGTTACCGGAATCGTTTCACGTGGTGGTTCGATTATGGCAAAATGGTGTTTATTTCATCATAAAGAAAACTTCTTGTACACACATTTTGAGGAAATCTGCGAAATCATGAAACAATATGATGTTGCTTTTTCTTTAGGCGATGGTTTACGTCCAGGTTCCATTGCTGATGCGAACGACGCTGCGCAGTTTGCTGAATTGGAAACTTTAGGCGAATTGACCAAAATCGCATGGAAACATGATGTTCAAGTTTTTATTGAAGGTCCAGGTCACGTACCAATGCATATGATTAAAGAAAACATGGACAAACAATTAGAACATTGCCATGAAGCTCCGTTTTACACTTTAGGACCTTTAACAACCGATATTGCACCTGGTTACGATCATATCACATCGGCAATTGGTGCTGCTATGATTGGTTGGTACGGCTGTGCCATGTTGTGTTATGTGACACCAAAAGAGCATCTTGGTTTACCCAATAAAAAAGACGTTAAAGATGGTGTAATCACGTATAAAATTTCAGCACACGCTGCAGATTTAGCAAAAGGACATCCGGGTGCACAATATCGTGATAATGCATTAAGTAAAGCTCGTTTCGAATTCCGCTGGGAAGACCAGTTTAATTTGGCTTTAGATCCTGATACCGCTAGAGAATTTCACGACGAAACCCTTCCTGCAGACGGTGCAAAAGTGGCTCATTTTTGTTCGATGTGTGGACCAAAATTCTGCTCTATGAAAATATCTCAGGAAATTAGAGATGTCGCTGCCGCAGAAAAAGGAATGCAGGAGAAATCAGAAGAATTTATTGAACAGGGGAAAGAGATTTATATTTAG
- the thiS gene encoding sulfur carrier protein ThiS, with translation MELKINQQIKHFNAESLSVQSLLDLEIPHKQNGIAVAINNTVVPKIKWNEFLVQGTDEILIISATQGG, from the coding sequence ATGGAACTAAAAATCAACCAACAAATTAAACATTTCAATGCTGAATCGCTAAGCGTTCAATCATTGCTCGATCTCGAAATTCCGCACAAACAAAACGGAATCGCCGTTGCGATTAACAATACCGTTGTTCCAAAAATTAAATGGAACGAATTCCTCGTACAAGGAACTGACGAAATCTTAATTATTTCTGCCACGCAGGGAGGTTAG
- the rpsI gene encoding 30S ribosomal protein S9: MGVIHKIGRRKTAVARVYVSEGTGNITVNKKEFATYFPTATLQYKVLQPLSMTENVNNFDVKVNVYGGGTTGQAEAVRMALARVMCEVNAENRGILKPEGLLTRDPRMVERKKFGQKKARKRFQFSKR; encoded by the coding sequence ATGGGAGTTATTCACAAAATCGGTAGAAGAAAAACCGCTGTTGCACGTGTATACGTTTCTGAAGGAACAGGAAATATCACTGTAAACAAAAAAGAATTCGCAACTTACTTTCCAACTGCAACTTTACAATACAAAGTTTTACAACCATTGTCTATGACAGAAAATGTAAACAACTTTGATGTTAAAGTAAACGTTTACGGAGGTGGTACAACTGGTCAGGCAGAAGCTGTAAGAATGGCATTAGCACGCGTAATGTGTGAAGTTAACGCTGAAAACAGAGGAATCCTTAAACCAGAAGGTTTATTAACAAGAGACCCAAGAATGGTTGAACGTAAGAAATTCGGTCAGAAGAAAGCTCGTAAGAGATTCCAATTCTCTAAACGTTAA
- a CDS encoding queuosine precursor transporter — translation MFKTRKEIVFVILAGIFITNAVVAELIGGKLIQVGPFVMSIGILPWPIVFLTTDLINEYFGEKGVKKLSFITACLIAYAFLILFMAIVIPAAKGISPVNDEQFQAVFGQSMWIIVGSIIAFMVSQLIDVSVFWFFRNRTGHKKIWLRTTGSTVISQLFDSFIVLGIAFWLPGKIDFDTFISSGLIGYTFKLAIAILLTPAIYLGHHLIKKYLDEDPSLKN, via the coding sequence ATGTTTAAAACCAGAAAAGAAATCGTTTTTGTAATTCTAGCAGGAATATTTATCACGAATGCAGTTGTTGCAGAACTTATTGGAGGTAAATTAATTCAAGTTGGTCCGTTTGTAATGAGTATAGGAATTCTACCTTGGCCAATTGTATTTTTAACCACAGATTTAATTAATGAATATTTTGGTGAAAAAGGAGTAAAAAAACTTTCCTTTATAACCGCATGCCTAATCGCTTATGCTTTTCTGATTTTGTTTATGGCGATTGTAATTCCTGCCGCAAAAGGAATCAGCCCAGTAAATGATGAACAATTTCAAGCTGTATTCGGGCAAAGTATGTGGATTATTGTGGGAAGTATTATTGCCTTTATGGTTTCACAGTTAATTGATGTCAGCGTTTTTTGGTTCTTTAGAAACCGAACGGGACATAAAAAAATATGGCTGAGAACGACAGGATCAACTGTAATTTCACAATTGTTCGATTCATTTATAGTGCTTGGAATTGCTTTCTGGCTTCCAGGGAAAATTGATTTTGATACTTTTATTTCTTCAGGATTAATTGGATACACTTTTAAACTAGCAATTGCAATTTTACTAACACCAGCAATTTACTTAGGACATCATTTGATTAAAAAATATTTAGATGAGGACCCTTCTCTCAAAAATTAA
- a CDS encoding M3 family metallopeptidase has protein sequence MKAQIELDNPLLQDWSGPYGGVPDFTKYKVSDFKPAIEFAIQEKLNEIDAIANNTEKPTFQNTITALELSGEKLERIHAVYGIYRSNLSTPEFNIVDTEMSPKLAAINDKLYQNEKLFLRIESLYKSEDSKKLTDEQQRLLWLYYTDFVREGAELHKEDKDKVAKINQELASLFTLFSQKLLAEENDQYIELKTESDFDGLPKEFKNAAIAEARERNLNVLGCIGNTRSSIEPFLTFSSQRNLREKAFDIFVKRGDNGNENDTNSTLVSILKLRAEKAKILGFKNFAEWSLSNKMAKDPQKTLDLMDSVWKPAVEKVKNDVAAMQEMVNQEGGNFKIQPWDYRYYAEKVRKAKYDLDENEIKQYLQLENLREGMFWTASELFDLGFKQLFDVPVYHPDVRVWEVNNKNTGEPIGLWYFDPYARVGKRSGAWMNSHRDQQKINGKVLPIVSNNCNFIKGNADEPVLISWDDATTLFHEFGHALHGLCSNVTYPSLSGTSVARDYVEFPSQLLEHWLSTPEVLNKFALHYKTNEPLSQSLVERIAEAANFNEGFATVETISSSFVDMKLHLTTETIDPHKFEKQVLEEINMPSEIVMRHRIPQFAHIFSSDGYAAGYYSYLWADVINADAYEAFLEGNGPFDKKVSKRLYDTVLSVGNTIDNEKMYENFRGHAPKSDALMRARNFPIEN, from the coding sequence ATGAAAGCACAAATTGAGTTAGATAATCCTTTATTACAAGATTGGTCTGGTCCTTACGGAGGAGTTCCAGATTTTACCAAATATAAAGTCTCAGATTTTAAGCCCGCAATAGAATTTGCTATTCAGGAAAAGTTGAATGAAATAGATGCAATTGCCAATAATACCGAAAAGCCAACATTTCAAAATACAATTACAGCTTTAGAGCTTTCGGGTGAAAAATTAGAACGAATTCATGCTGTTTATGGAATTTACAGATCGAATTTAAGTACTCCCGAATTCAATATTGTTGATACCGAAATGTCTCCAAAATTGGCGGCAATAAATGATAAACTCTATCAAAATGAAAAACTTTTTTTAAGAATTGAATCTTTATACAAATCTGAAGATAGTAAGAAATTGACAGATGAGCAGCAGCGACTGCTTTGGCTTTATTATACTGATTTTGTTCGAGAAGGAGCAGAGTTGCATAAAGAAGATAAAGATAAAGTGGCCAAGATTAATCAAGAACTGGCAAGTCTTTTTACTTTATTCAGTCAGAAATTATTAGCAGAAGAAAACGATCAGTATATCGAATTAAAAACAGAATCTGATTTTGATGGACTTCCTAAAGAATTTAAAAATGCAGCAATAGCAGAAGCTAGAGAAAGAAATCTGAATGTTTTAGGATGTATTGGGAATACAAGATCTTCCATTGAGCCGTTTTTAACCTTTTCAAGCCAAAGAAATTTAAGAGAAAAGGCATTTGATATTTTCGTTAAACGAGGTGATAACGGTAATGAAAATGATACTAATAGTACTTTGGTTTCTATTTTAAAATTAAGGGCAGAAAAGGCAAAAATATTAGGTTTTAAGAATTTTGCAGAGTGGAGTTTGTCTAATAAAATGGCAAAAGATCCGCAAAAGACTTTAGATTTAATGGATTCTGTTTGGAAACCAGCTGTTGAAAAAGTAAAAAATGATGTTGCTGCCATGCAGGAAATGGTGAACCAAGAAGGAGGAAACTTCAAAATTCAGCCTTGGGATTACCGCTATTATGCGGAGAAAGTTCGAAAAGCAAAATATGATTTAGATGAAAATGAAATAAAACAATATCTTCAATTGGAAAATCTCCGTGAAGGAATGTTTTGGACAGCAAGTGAATTATTTGATTTAGGTTTTAAACAATTATTTGATGTTCCAGTTTATCACCCAGATGTTCGCGTTTGGGAAGTAAATAATAAAAATACAGGAGAACCAATTGGGTTATGGTATTTCGATCCATACGCGCGCGTAGGAAAGCGTTCTGGGGCTTGGATGAATTCACATCGCGATCAGCAGAAAATAAATGGAAAAGTACTTCCAATCGTATCTAACAATTGCAATTTTATAAAAGGAAATGCAGATGAACCAGTTTTAATTTCCTGGGATGATGCAACAACTTTATTTCATGAATTTGGTCATGCTTTGCATGGTTTGTGTTCCAATGTTACCTATCCAAGTTTATCTGGAACTTCTGTCGCTAGAGATTATGTGGAATTTCCATCGCAGCTATTAGAACACTGGCTTTCAACTCCAGAAGTATTAAATAAATTTGCACTTCATTATAAAACGAATGAACCTCTATCGCAGTCATTAGTAGAAAGAATTGCAGAAGCTGCTAATTTTAATGAAGGTTTTGCAACTGTTGAAACGATCTCGAGTTCTTTTGTGGATATGAAACTGCATTTAACAACAGAAACTATTGATCCGCATAAATTTGAGAAACAAGTTTTAGAGGAAATCAATATGCCGTCGGAGATTGTTATGCGTCACAGAATTCCACAGTTTGCCCATATTTTTTCAAGTGACGGATATGCTGCAGGATATTATAGTTATTTATGGGCCGATGTGATAAATGCAGATGCGTATGAGGCATTTTTAGAAGGAAACGGACCTTTTGATAAAAAGGTTTCTAAACGTCTTTATGATACTGTTTTAAGTGTTGGAAATACGATAGACAATGAAAAAATGTATGAAAATTTTAGGGGACATGCTCCAAAGTCAGATGCTTTAATGCGAGCGAGAAATTTTCCAATCGAGAATTAA
- the rpsB gene encoding 30S ribosomal protein S2 codes for MANKIEVKELLEAGVHFGHMTRKWDPNMAPYIYMERNGIHIINLYKTAAKIEEANEALKKIAASGRKILFVATKKQAKDIVADKAKAANMPYITERWPGGMLTNFVTIRKAVKKMSSIDKMKKDGTFNTLSKKERLQVDRLRAKLEKNLGSIADMSRLPAALFVVDIKAEHIAIKEAQKLNIPVFAMVDTNSDPREVDYVIPANDDASKSIDKILSLVTTAVIEGLSDRGSEKEVETAEEAAPAVEAEAAAPATEE; via the coding sequence ATGGCAAACAAAATAGAAGTAAAAGAATTACTAGAAGCAGGTGTTCACTTCGGACACATGACTAGAAAATGGGATCCAAACATGGCTCCTTACATTTATATGGAGCGTAATGGTATTCACATTATCAATCTATATAAAACTGCAGCTAAAATTGAAGAAGCTAATGAAGCTTTGAAAAAAATCGCTGCATCAGGTAGAAAAATTTTATTCGTAGCTACCAAAAAACAAGCAAAAGACATCGTTGCTGATAAAGCAAAAGCTGCAAACATGCCTTACATCACTGAAAGATGGCCAGGTGGAATGCTAACTAACTTCGTAACTATCAGAAAGGCAGTTAAAAAAATGTCTTCTATTGATAAAATGAAGAAAGATGGTACTTTCAACACTCTATCTAAAAAAGAGCGTTTGCAAGTTGATCGTCTACGTGCTAAATTAGAGAAAAACTTAGGTTCAATTGCTGATATGTCTAGACTACCTGCAGCATTGTTCGTAGTAGATATCAAAGCTGAACACATCGCAATAAAAGAAGCTCAAAAATTAAACATTCCAGTTTTCGCAATGGTTGATACGAATTCTGACCCAAGAGAGGTTGATTACGTGATTCCAGCAAATGATGACGCTTCTAAATCAATTGACAAAATTTTATCTTTAGTAACTACTGCAGTAATCGAAGGTCTTTCTGACAGAGGTTCTGAAAAAGAAGTTGAAACTGCTGAAGAAGCTGCTCCTGCTGTTGAAGCTGAAGCTGCTGCTCCTGCAACTGAAGAATAA
- a CDS encoding ferritin-like domain-containing protein, which translates to MKNEVKIHEVDPSLNSRRSFLKLSGLTLVTTGLVLAGCSDNDNDNPMEDTSLPGVRNGVFDLGSGDFGVLTYAYALEQLEADFYTKVVNASSFNTVFNDIERQVLTDLYHHEVVHRDFFKAALTGALPDPNSQLLPSLAFTYGSLNFNNRTEVLATAKALEDTGVAAYNGAGKLIKTADYLLLAGKIVSVEARHASAIRSLINPNSKDFAGDDIVNMSTGLDDAKDPSKILPIAANFITTKFTAKYLP; encoded by the coding sequence ATGAAAAACGAAGTTAAAATTCATGAAGTTGATCCTTCACTGAATAGCAGAAGGAGCTTTCTTAAGCTCAGTGGATTAACATTAGTGACCACAGGTTTAGTTTTAGCTGGCTGCAGCGACAATGATAACGATAACCCAATGGAAGACACTTCTTTACCTGGAGTAAGAAATGGTGTTTTTGATTTAGGCTCTGGTGATTTTGGAGTCCTAACCTACGCTTACGCTTTAGAGCAGTTAGAAGCAGATTTTTATACTAAAGTTGTAAACGCGAGCAGTTTCAATACTGTATTTAATGATATAGAACGTCAAGTTCTAACAGATTTATATCATCATGAAGTAGTTCATAGAGATTTTTTCAAAGCTGCTTTGACTGGAGCACTTCCTGATCCAAATTCTCAATTACTTCCTTCTTTGGCTTTTACTTATGGTTCTTTAAATTTTAATAACCGTACCGAAGTTTTAGCAACTGCAAAAGCACTTGAAGATACTGGAGTTGCTGCTTATAATGGAGCAGGAAAATTGATCAAAACGGCTGACTACTTATTATTAGCTGGAAAAATTGTTTCTGTTGAGGCCAGACATGCTTCAGCAATTAGAAGTTTAATTAATCCGAATTCAAAAGATTTTGCCGGAGATGATATTGTAAATATGTCAACAGGTTTAGATGATGCTAAAGATCCATCTAAAATCCTGCCGATTGCAGCCAATTTTATTACTACAAAATTTACAGCTAAATACCTTCCTTAA
- a CDS encoding ferritin-like domain-containing protein, translated as MNILKFIETFTDDNLMKSTGSRRDSFSQFGNIGKNLALASIPFGLSALTNKAFAKDITATPATPIGALQFALTLEYLENEFYAMALDSGVIPASENGGRDLKVFQQIAAHESDHVKFLIAGLGGTASANFVPKPTFDFTVGGAFDPFNDYPTFLALAQAFEDTGVRAYKGQAANLITTPDLLTAALQIHSVEARHASEVRRLRGLKGWISNSDRGAGMPAATQAVYDGEGVTMQAGFNTATAFGAAAGSEAYDEPLTTQQVVDIANIFIV; from the coding sequence ATGAACATTTTAAAATTTATAGAAACCTTTACTGACGACAATTTAATGAAAAGCACAGGCTCAAGAAGAGACAGTTTTTCGCAGTTTGGGAATATCGGAAAAAATTTAGCCTTAGCATCAATCCCATTCGGATTATCGGCTCTAACTAATAAAGCATTCGCTAAAGATATTACAGCAACACCTGCCACTCCTATTGGGGCTTTGCAATTTGCATTAACATTAGAATATCTTGAAAATGAATTTTATGCTATGGCATTAGATTCTGGAGTAATTCCAGCATCTGAAAATGGCGGACGTGATTTAAAAGTATTTCAGCAGATCGCTGCTCACGAATCTGATCATGTGAAATTTTTGATCGCAGGACTTGGCGGTACAGCAAGTGCTAATTTTGTACCAAAACCTACATTTGACTTTACAGTTGGCGGCGCTTTTGATCCTTTTAATGATTATCCAACCTTTTTAGCTTTGGCACAAGCTTTTGAAGATACAGGCGTACGAGCCTATAAAGGACAAGCCGCAAATCTTATTACTACACCAGACTTATTAACAGCAGCACTTCAGATTCATTCTGTTGAAGCTCGTCATGCTTCTGAAGTCAGAAGATTGCGAGGTTTAAAAGGATGGATATCCAATTCTGACCGAGGCGCTGGCATGCCGGCAGCCACACAAGCTGTTTATGATGGTGAGGGTGTAACGATGCAGGCTGGCTTCAATACTGCAACAGCATTTGGTGCAGCAGCTGGCTCAGAAGCTTATGACGAACCATTAACTACACAACAAGTAGTCGATATTGCCAATATTTTTATTGTCTAA
- the tsf gene encoding translation elongation factor Ts — MATITAADVNKLRQSTGAGMMDCKKALVEADGDFDKAIQVLREKGQKVAANRSDRESSEGAAVSFVNADHTKGAILTLNCETDFVGKNEAFVTLAKDLVERAINFSSKEEFLASDFNGITVAEKLIEQTGVIGEKIEIGGFEILEGAFVGSYVHVNKIAALTAISSPIANAETLTKDVSMQVASMGADTLSYKDFDPAFVASELAARIAVIEKENEEAARLGKTLKNVPKYISYSQLTEEVLKQAEEDAKAELKAEGKPEQIWDKIVPGKVQRFISDNTTLDQEKALLDQNFIKDDSKKVGDYVKGFNVEITGFKRVTLG, encoded by the coding sequence ATGGCAACAATTACTGCTGCAGACGTAAATAAATTAAGACAATCTACAGGTGCCGGAATGATGGACTGTAAAAAAGCTTTAGTTGAAGCTGATGGAGATTTCGATAAAGCTATACAAGTCCTTAGAGAAAAAGGACAAAAAGTTGCTGCTAACCGTTCTGACCGTGAGTCTTCTGAAGGAGCTGCTGTTTCTTTTGTTAATGCTGACCACACTAAAGGAGCTATTTTAACTTTGAACTGTGAAACAGATTTCGTAGGTAAAAATGAGGCTTTCGTAACTTTAGCTAAAGATTTAGTTGAAAGAGCTATTAACTTCTCTTCTAAAGAAGAATTCTTAGCTTCAGATTTCAATGGAATTACTGTTGCTGAAAAATTAATCGAGCAAACTGGTGTTATCGGTGAAAAAATCGAAATCGGTGGCTTTGAAATTTTAGAAGGTGCTTTCGTTGGATCTTATGTTCACGTAAACAAAATTGCTGCTTTAACAGCTATTTCTTCTCCAATCGCTAATGCTGAAACTTTAACAAAAGATGTTTCTATGCAAGTTGCTTCTATGGGAGCTGATACATTATCTTACAAAGATTTTGATCCTGCTTTCGTTGCTTCTGAACTTGCTGCTCGTATTGCGGTAATCGAAAAAGAAAATGAAGAAGCTGCACGTTTAGGAAAAACTTTAAAAAATGTTCCTAAATACATTTCTTACTCTCAATTAACTGAAGAAGTTTTAAAACAAGCTGAAGAAGACGCTAAAGCTGAATTGAAAGCTGAAGGTAAACCAGAACAAATTTGGGATAAAATTGTTCCAGGAAAAGTACAACGTTTCATCTCTGACAACACTACTTTAGATCAAGAAAAAGCTTTATTAGATCAAAACTTCATCAAAGATGATAGTAAAAAAGTTGGTGATTATGTTAAAGGATTCAATGTTGAAATTACAGGTTTCAAAAGAGTTACTTTAGGTTAA